The nucleotide window GATTGCATTAAGAAAATGGCAGACAAGCCAGACATGGGAGAAATTGCCAGCTTCGATAAGGCCAAGCTGAAGAAAACGGAGACGCAGGAGAAGAACACCCTGCCGACCAAAGAGACCATTGAGCAGGAGAAGCGGAGTGAAATCTCCTAATCCGGGAGGattcgccccccaccccctccatcgTCCACCAGACTGAGGTGGAGGAAGAGTCACCTGCAAGATGGACACAAGCGACAAGCTGCACTGTGAACCCACCGGCCTCCGGGTCTCCGAAGGGACTATCAAATTCTCCGGTCTGCCCTGGGATACTATAGAAAATTATTTGTATGATTTGTATgattaatgaaaataaaacacacctTGTGGCAAAAAAAAGTTATTATGAAGTGaagaatgcagaatgcagggaggccTTTCCTCAGGAAGATATGTTGGAGGTAAGAGCTACAGGACCAAGATATGGGTGCATATAAGTATGGGGTGGGGGTTTGCCTTTGAGCACTCTAGTTTGTGGGAATAGCATGTGCAAAGGGCCTGCACACAAAGTAAGCCACACTATTAAGGAGATGAAGGGCAGTGTGTCTACAACAGAGATAAGGAAATGAGGTAAGCTTTCAAGCGTATTTAGAGAACAGGAAAAGGGCTCTACCATTACAAGTTCTTAAGCGGCTTCAACATTGTAATATATGGAAAAGAGCTTTATAAATTGCAAAACATCTATTTTTGTTCTAGTCCCTACACTCCACATTGTCTAAAATATTCATTGCCTATAttatttaaaggagccctggtgtagtggttatgttgggctgctaactataaggtcagcagtttcaaaccacctgccgctcctcaggagaaagaccaggctttctaaaagagcagttctactccatcctatgggttccctgtgagtcggaactgacccaTTGGGAGTAAGAGGTGTTTTAGAGGGTTACATAGTAGttaaaagtgcttggctgccaacctaaacgtcagcagttagaaaccatgtTATTGTGGGAgaaatgtggcagtcagcttttgTAATtattgcagc belongs to Tenrec ecaudatus isolate mTenEca1 chromosome 5, mTenEca1.hap1, whole genome shotgun sequence and includes:
- the LOC142448976 gene encoding thymosin beta-10 — protein: MADKPDMGEIASFDKAKLKKTETQEKNTLPTKETIEQEKRSEIS